From Nitrospirota bacterium, the proteins below share one genomic window:
- a CDS encoding carbon monoxide dehydrogenase beta subunit family protein encodes MGIRLPNPGEAHINGVIVPEEQAMEEAARQFLMAKVPTIFPGPLVLWAWNEKAAKKATAIRHLYETIKECVQPGQKPMLIPMPDYRPKYPKINPEIEINPNHPNLTIWHNKIDCCMFVGVHCHQANLSLKIIRGGTSCYTIAMCAQAGHEDAMLSFRDATPEKIMRLAEWVRKLKGTVQPRLTSVKSTASN; translated from the coding sequence GCATCCGGCTTCCGAATCCCGGAGAAGCCCATATCAACGGCGTCATTGTTCCCGAAGAACAGGCGATGGAGGAAGCTGCCCGACAGTTTCTGATGGCGAAGGTTCCGACGATCTTTCCGGGTCCTCTCGTGCTCTGGGCATGGAATGAAAAAGCGGCCAAGAAAGCGACCGCCATTCGCCATCTCTATGAGACCATCAAGGAATGCGTGCAGCCCGGACAGAAGCCCATGTTGATCCCCATGCCCGACTACCGACCGAAATATCCCAAGATCAACCCGGAAATCGAGATCAATCCGAACCATCCGAATCTCACGATTTGGCACAACAAGATCGACTGCTGCATGTTTGTCGGTGTTCATTGTCATCAGGCGAATCTGTCGTTGAAAATCATCCGGGGCGGGACTTCCTGCTATACGATCGCCATGTGCGCCCAAGCCGGTCACGAAGACGCCATGCTGTCGTTTCGCGATGCGACGCCTGAGAAAATCATGCGACTGGCCGAATGGGTGCGCAAATTGAAAGGAACGGTCCAACCACGTTTGACTTCGGTCAAGAGTACGGCCTCAAACTGA